A genomic window from Punica granatum isolate Tunisia-2019 chromosome 2, ASM765513v2, whole genome shotgun sequence includes:
- the LOC116198218 gene encoding translocon-associated protein subunit alpha-like: MSMTTARLRVFILAVLLLASPFLLQVVRCQSDAEPEVAESNEEGGELGIVGDDAQESGGVRFGPAPGVETVCVFPKNGARVVPAGEETELLVGMKNDGESSLNIIGIRASVHLPVDHRLLVQNLTGQAFNNASVLASTQAAFPYVFAVSKYLQPGNFDLVGTIFYDVDQQPYQTVFFNGTIEVVESGGLLNMESVFLVTLGIALLVLLGLWVHGRLQNLSKKTKKAPKVEVGTKTTDASLDEWLQGTAYTQSLSSKSKKK, from the exons ATGTCGATGACGACGGCGCGCCTTAGGGTTTTCATTCTCGCCGTGCTCCTCCTGGCCTCCCCGTTCCTCCTCCAAG TTGTCAGGTGCCAATCCGATGCCGAACCTGAAGTTGCTGAGTCTAACGAAGAAGGAGGTGAACTTGGGATTGTTGGTGACGATGCCCAAGAATCTGGTGGTGTTCGCTTTGGACCAGCTCCTGGGGTTGAAACTGTTTGTGTCTTCCCGAAGAACGGAGCACGAG TGGTTCCTGCTGGAGAGGAGACTGAATTGCTAGTTGGAATGAAGAATGATG GTGAGTCGAGCTTGAATATCATTGGAATCAGGGCCAGTGTTCACCTCCCAGTTGACCACCGTTTGTTGGTTCAGAACCTCACTGGTCAG GCCTTCAACAATGCCTCGGTTCTAGCATCCACTCAAGCCGCTTTCCCCTACGTTTTTGCTGTCAGCAAGTACTTGCAG cctgGAAATTTCGATCTTGTGGGAACAATCTTCTATGATGTGGATCAGCAACCCTACCAAACCGTCTTCTTCAATGGTACTATCGAAGTTGTCGAATCTGGTGGTCTCCTCAACATGGAGTCCGTCTTTCTTGTTACTTTAGGAATTGCTCTTCTTGTGCTTCTTGGTCTATGGGTTCATGGTCGCCTGCAGAACCTCTCGAAG AAAACCAAGAAGGCGCCAAAGGTTGAAGTTGGAACCAAGACAACAGATGCATCACTGGATGAGTGGCTTCAG GGAACAGCATATACCCAGTCACTCTCGAGCAAATCGAAAAAGAAGTAG